In Tautonia rosea, a single window of DNA contains:
- a CDS encoding AMP-binding protein: MSLQAATHPTGVANDPAPLTPLPGLPARWSSLGRAFVTTARARRGAPAFVDSTGASLTYRQALIKALALGRVLERVIGPAKNVGVLLPPTCAGAVTNLALTLQGRVPVNLNYTANQESVDSAIDQAGITHVLSSKRMLERIPLTPKGEIVVLEDIATLVGPSDKAWAAAVALLVPTSAMGSFLPGLRDEELEAPATIIFTSGSTGQPKGVVLTHRNILSNAEQIRSQIELVPEDVVLGILPFFHSFGYTVPLWTVACLGLKAVYHPNPLDAQVVAKLTREHKATVILATPTFVRSYLKRCKREDFSTVRLLVLGAEKLKPELAQQIRDLWGIEPLEGYGCTETGPVVSVNTPLQHRSLSGQMVAGNRPGTVGQPIPGTIIKTVDPESGEDLPQGSEGIICVKGPQIMQGYLNRPEATAEVLKDGWYWTGDLGRVDDDGFIIITDRLNRFSKVAGEMVPHGAVESAIQELVGVVEAVSAVTSVPDPKRGERLIVLYTPELPLEPKELVRKLQDSPLPKLWIPSADDFVPIDSIPVLGSGKLDLRKLRELAREHLER, from the coding sequence CGCACCCCACCGGGGTCGCGAACGATCCCGCTCCCCTTACTCCGCTCCCGGGATTACCGGCGCGCTGGAGTTCACTCGGTCGAGCGTTTGTAACCACGGCAAGAGCTCGACGAGGAGCTCCTGCGTTCGTTGATAGTACTGGTGCGTCGCTCACCTACCGCCAGGCACTGATCAAGGCCCTGGCGCTCGGCCGAGTTCTTGAGCGGGTCATCGGACCGGCGAAAAATGTGGGCGTCTTGTTGCCGCCGACGTGCGCGGGGGCCGTCACGAACCTGGCCCTGACGCTTCAGGGACGGGTACCCGTGAACCTGAATTACACGGCGAATCAGGAGTCGGTCGATTCGGCCATCGATCAGGCCGGAATCACGCATGTTCTTTCTTCGAAACGGATGCTTGAGCGCATCCCGTTAACGCCGAAGGGAGAAATTGTCGTCCTGGAAGACATTGCCACGCTTGTCGGCCCGAGCGACAAGGCCTGGGCCGCAGCCGTTGCGCTTCTCGTGCCGACCTCAGCTATGGGATCGTTTCTTCCCGGTCTTCGAGACGAGGAGCTTGAGGCCCCCGCAACCATCATCTTCACCTCAGGCTCGACCGGCCAACCGAAAGGGGTGGTGCTGACCCACCGCAACATTCTCTCCAACGCCGAACAGATTCGTTCCCAGATCGAACTGGTGCCCGAAGATGTCGTGCTGGGAATCTTGCCGTTTTTCCATTCGTTCGGGTACACGGTTCCGCTCTGGACGGTGGCGTGCCTCGGCCTGAAGGCGGTCTACCACCCAAACCCGCTCGATGCGCAGGTGGTGGCAAAACTGACCCGCGAGCACAAGGCGACGGTGATCCTGGCGACCCCGACCTTCGTCCGGAGTTACCTGAAGCGTTGCAAGCGAGAAGACTTCAGCACGGTTCGGTTGCTCGTCCTCGGCGCCGAGAAGCTCAAACCCGAGCTCGCTCAGCAAATTCGAGATCTTTGGGGAATCGAACCACTCGAGGGTTACGGCTGCACCGAAACCGGGCCGGTTGTGTCGGTCAATACTCCCCTCCAGCACAGGTCGTTGAGCGGGCAGATGGTTGCCGGCAACCGGCCGGGAACGGTGGGCCAGCCAATCCCGGGAACGATTATCAAAACCGTTGATCCGGAATCGGGCGAGGATCTGCCGCAAGGCAGTGAGGGCATCATCTGCGTCAAGGGCCCTCAGATCATGCAGGGCTACCTGAACAGGCCTGAAGCGACCGCCGAGGTCCTAAAAGACGGTTGGTACTGGACAGGTGACCTGGGACGGGTTGATGATGATGGATTCATCATCATCACCGATCGGCTCAATCGATTCTCAAAGGTTGCCGGCGAGATGGTTCCGCATGGCGCGGTTGAATCCGCAATCCAGGAGCTTGTCGGCGTGGTTGAGGCCGTCTCGGCGGTGACTTCGGTGCCTGACCCGAAGCGAGGCGAACGCCTGATTGTCCTGTATACGCCTGAGTTACCTCTCGAACCCAAAGAACTGGTTCGCAAGCTTCAGGACAGTCCGCTTCCAAAACTCTGGATTCCCTCGGC